Proteins found in one Miscanthus floridulus cultivar M001 chromosome 4, ASM1932011v1, whole genome shotgun sequence genomic segment:
- the LOC136550439 gene encoding probable glucomannan 4-beta-mannosyltransferase 7 isoform X2 — protein MEAGEIGGALLFVLAVAAAVAVAVSVGAVDFSRPLTAGAPLDFQGAVSWLIGILDGTSTAAADVYGAWVAVRAGLIAPVLQVAVWACMVMSVMLVVEAVYNSVVSLGVKAIGWRPEWRFKWKPLDGADEEKGSAHFPMVLVQIPMYNELEVYKLSVAAACELQWPKDRIIVQVLDDSTDPFIKNLVELECEHWANKGVNIKYATRTSRKGFKAGALKKGMECDYARQSEYIAIFDADFQPEPDFLLQTVPFLLHNPEVALVQARWSFVNDTTSLLTRVQKMFYDYHFKVEQEAGSATFAFFSFNGTAGVWRTVAIRDAGGWKDRTTVEDMDLAVRATLKGWKFVYVGDVRVKSELPSTYKAYCRQQFRWSSGGANLFRKMAKDVLVAKLLLCEESCSADGCLYFLQCHNPHLSHSPGALLTSVGCCLYSHGAYHSHSYKTSKKSTHNAILDFV, from the exons ATGGAGGCTGGGGAAATCGGCGGGGCCCTCCTCTtcgtcctcgccgtcgccgccgccgtcgcggtcGCCGTGTCCGTCGGCGCGGTCGACTTCAGCCGCCCGCTCACCG CGGGCGCGCCTCTCGACTTCCAGGGGGCGGTGTCCTGGCTCATCGGCATCCTCGACGGCACGTCCACCGCGGCGGCGGATGTGTACGGGGCGTGGGTGGCGGTGCGGGCCGGGCTGATCGCGCCGGTGCTGCAGGTGGCGGTGTGGGCGTGCATGGTGATGtctgtgatgctggtggtggagGCCGTGTACAACAGCGTCGTCAGCCTCGGCGTCAAGGCCATTGGGTGGCGGCCTGAGtggaggttcaagtggaagcctCTCGACGGCGCCGACGAGGAGAAGGGGAGCGCCCACTTCCCTATGGTCCTGGTCCAGATACCCATGTACAATGAGCTGGAG GTGTACAAGCTGTCAGTAGCGGCAGCATGTGAGCTGCAGTGGCCAAAGGACAGGATAATAGTTCAAGTGCTGGACGATTCCACTGATCCCTTTATCAAG AATTTGGTGGAGCTTGAATGTGAGCACTGGGCGAACAAAGGTGTCAATATTAAGTATGCCACAAGAACCAGCCGCAAGGGATTCAAGGCAGGAGCTCTGAAGAAAGGAATGGAATGTGACTATGCAAGGCAAAGCGAATACATTGCCATATTTGATGCTGATTTCCAGCCTGAACCAGATTTTCTGCTCCAAACTGTCCCATTCCTTCTGCACAATCCGGAAGTTGCACTTGTTCAAGCTCGGTGGTCCTTCG TGAATGACACCACAAGCCTGTTGACAAGGGTACAGAAGATGTTTTATGACTACCACTTCAAAGTTGAACAAGAAGCAGGATCAGCAACTTTTGCCTTCTTCAGTTTTAATG GAACTGCTGGAGTGTGGCGTACAGTAGCCATAAGAGACGCAGGAGGTTGGAAGGACCGAACTACAGTTGAAGACATGGACTTGGCGGTTCGAGCAACCCTAAAGGGCTGGAAATTTGTATATGTTGGGGATGTTAGA GTCAAGAGTGAACTGCCGTCCACTTACAAGGCCTACTGTCGGCAGCAATTCCGGTGGTCTAGTGGTGGTGCAAACTTATTCCGTAAGATGGCAAAGGATGTTTTGGTTGCCAAG CTTCTTCTTTGTGAGGAGAGTTGTAGCGCCGACGGCTGCCTGTATTTTCTTCAATGTCATAATCCCCATCTCAGTCACAGTCCCGGAGCTCTACTTACCAGTGTGGGGTGTTGCCTATATTCCCATGGTGCTTACCATAGTCACAGCTATAAGACATCCAAA AAATCTACACATAATGCCATTTTGGATTTTGTTTGA
- the LOC136550440 gene encoding defective in cullin neddylation protein AAR3-like yields MGSEGFAAACPSAAEAFLKYYGIVSGGTSGETRQGLVELSLAIDGIEGMRDVIFADIPKLIPFIDLEDMGLFSCFYDFVFFICREKGQKSITIQRAVAAWKIVLNGRFRLLDRWCNFVEKYQRHNISEDTWQQLLAFSRCVNEDLEGYDPRGAWPVLIDDFVEQMHRIYHSTDCSSAMESQCNISSTFQGLDPLPGSKRKCPHFKSNEEDVELSDSFTRSVHLTPIKRLKESHDARYGVRESHKITHFSNSSSDYHEDMHLHNSRGCLQNSPCNVEDALSKGFEGCISMKCPF; encoded by the exons ATGGGATCCGAAGGCTTTGCTGCCGCGTGCCCCTCCGCCGCCGAGGCCTTCCTCAAGTACTACG GTATCGTATCAGGAGGTACAAGTGGGGAGACAAGACAAGGATTGGTTGAACTTTCACTAGCTATAGATGGAATTGAAGGAATGAG GGACGTGATTTTTGCTGATATCCCAAAGCTCATTCCATTTATTGATTTG GAGGATATGGGCCTATTCAGTTGCTTCTACGATTTTGTCTTCTTCATCTGTCGTGAAAAGGGGCAAAAGAGTATCA CTATTCAGAGAGCTGTAGCAGCATGGAAGATTGTTCTGAATGGAAGGTTCCGTTTGCTTGATCGATGGTGTAACTTCGTTGAG AAGTACCAACGCCACAACATATCCGAGGATACTTGGCAGCAGCTGCTAGCTTTCAGCAGGTGTGTAAATGAAGATCTGGAAGGTTATGACCCACGAG GTGCTTGGCCTGTTCTGATTGATGATTTTGTGGAGCAAATGCACAG AATTTATCACTCCACTGACTGCAGCAGTGCGATGGAATCACAGTGTAACATTTCCAGTACATTTCAAG GGCTGGATCCTCTACCTGGATCAAAGAGGAAATGTCCTCACTTCAAGTCCAATGAAGAGGATGTAGAACTTTCAGATAGTTTTACACGTTCTGTCCATCTTACCCCAATAAAGCGACTCAAGGAAAGTCATGATGCGAGATATGGAGTGAGGGAATCCCACAAAATTACCCATTTCTCTAATAGTTCCTCAGATTACCACGAGGATATGCATTTACACAACTCAAGAGGTTGCCTTCAGAACTCCCCATGTAATGTTGAGGATGCCCTGTCGAAAGGGTTTGAGGGCTGTATTTCGATGAAATGCCCCTTCTGA
- the LOC136550439 gene encoding probable glucomannan 4-beta-mannosyltransferase 7 isoform X1: protein MEAGEIGGALLFVLAVAAAVAVAVSVGAVDFSRPLTAGAPLDFQGAVSWLIGILDGTSTAAADVYGAWVAVRAGLIAPVLQVAVWACMVMSVMLVVEAVYNSVVSLGVKAIGWRPEWRFKWKPLDGADEEKGSAHFPMVLVQIPMYNELEVYKLSVAAACELQWPKDRIIVQVLDDSTDPFIKNLVELECEHWANKGVNIKYATRTSRKGFKAGALKKGMECDYARQSEYIAIFDADFQPEPDFLLQTVPFLLHNPEVALVQARWSFVNDTTSLLTRVQKMFYDYHFKVEQEAGSATFAFFSFNGTAGVWRTVAIRDAGGWKDRTTVEDMDLAVRATLKGWKFVYVGDVRVKSELPSTYKAYCRQQFRWSSGGANLFRKMAKDVLVAKDISLVKKFYMLYSFFFVRRVVAPTAACIFFNVIIPISVTVPELYLPVWGVAYIPMVLTIVTAIRHPKNLHIMPFWILFESVMTLHRMRAALTGLLELEGFNQWIVTKKVGNDVEDTDVPLLQKTRKRLRDRVNFLEIGFSVFLFFCASYNLVFHGKTSYYLYMYFQGLAFLLLGLNFTGTCSCCQ from the exons ATGGAGGCTGGGGAAATCGGCGGGGCCCTCCTCTtcgtcctcgccgtcgccgccgccgtcgcggtcGCCGTGTCCGTCGGCGCGGTCGACTTCAGCCGCCCGCTCACCG CGGGCGCGCCTCTCGACTTCCAGGGGGCGGTGTCCTGGCTCATCGGCATCCTCGACGGCACGTCCACCGCGGCGGCGGATGTGTACGGGGCGTGGGTGGCGGTGCGGGCCGGGCTGATCGCGCCGGTGCTGCAGGTGGCGGTGTGGGCGTGCATGGTGATGtctgtgatgctggtggtggagGCCGTGTACAACAGCGTCGTCAGCCTCGGCGTCAAGGCCATTGGGTGGCGGCCTGAGtggaggttcaagtggaagcctCTCGACGGCGCCGACGAGGAGAAGGGGAGCGCCCACTTCCCTATGGTCCTGGTCCAGATACCCATGTACAATGAGCTGGAG GTGTACAAGCTGTCAGTAGCGGCAGCATGTGAGCTGCAGTGGCCAAAGGACAGGATAATAGTTCAAGTGCTGGACGATTCCACTGATCCCTTTATCAAG AATTTGGTGGAGCTTGAATGTGAGCACTGGGCGAACAAAGGTGTCAATATTAAGTATGCCACAAGAACCAGCCGCAAGGGATTCAAGGCAGGAGCTCTGAAGAAAGGAATGGAATGTGACTATGCAAGGCAAAGCGAATACATTGCCATATTTGATGCTGATTTCCAGCCTGAACCAGATTTTCTGCTCCAAACTGTCCCATTCCTTCTGCACAATCCGGAAGTTGCACTTGTTCAAGCTCGGTGGTCCTTCG TGAATGACACCACAAGCCTGTTGACAAGGGTACAGAAGATGTTTTATGACTACCACTTCAAAGTTGAACAAGAAGCAGGATCAGCAACTTTTGCCTTCTTCAGTTTTAATG GAACTGCTGGAGTGTGGCGTACAGTAGCCATAAGAGACGCAGGAGGTTGGAAGGACCGAACTACAGTTGAAGACATGGACTTGGCGGTTCGAGCAACCCTAAAGGGCTGGAAATTTGTATATGTTGGGGATGTTAGA GTCAAGAGTGAACTGCCGTCCACTTACAAGGCCTACTGTCGGCAGCAATTCCGGTGGTCTAGTGGTGGTGCAAACTTATTCCGTAAGATGGCAAAGGATGTTTTGGTTGCCAAG GATATATCACTCGTCAAGAAGTTTTATATGCTCTATAGCTTCTTCTTTGTGAGGAGAGTTGTAGCGCCGACGGCTGCCTGTATTTTCTTCAATGTCATAATCCCCATCTCAGTCACAGTCCCGGAGCTCTACTTACCAGTGTGGGGTGTTGCCTATATTCCCATGGTGCTTACCATAGTCACAGCTATAAGACATCCAAA AAATCTACACATAATGCCATTTTGGATTTTGTTTGAGAGTGTGATGACATTGCATCGCATGAGAGCTGCACTGACTGGACTGCTGGAATTAGAAGGGTTCAACCAGTGGATTGTGACAAAGAAGGTGGGGAATGATGTCGAGGACACTGACGTTCCTTTGCTTCAGAAAACCCGGAAAAGGCTAAGGGACAG AGTCAATTTCCTTGAGATTGGATTTTCGGTGTTTCTCTTCTTCTGTGCATCATACAACCTGGTGTTCCATGGGAAAACAAGCTACTACTTATATATGTACTTTCAGGGATTAGCATTTCTGTTACTAGGGCTTAACTTCACTGGCACTTGTTCTTGCTGCCAATGA